A single window of Ovis canadensis isolate MfBH-ARS-UI-01 breed Bighorn chromosome 15, ARS-UI_OviCan_v2, whole genome shotgun sequence DNA harbors:
- the FHIP1B gene encoding FHF complex subunit HOOK-interacting protein 1B isoform X2 yields the protein MERMNWLSRLASRGPGHRVPQGASLQTPVMADPETCLMVFKNHWSQVVRILERQGPRGAPGGADDLSAVRNHTYQMLTLLAEDRAVPLVPTAPGPLLEFALREDLLTRVLTWQLQWDELGDGVEERRAEQLKLFEMLVSEARQPLLRHGPVREALLILLDACGRPVPSSPALDEGLVLLLSQLCVCLAREPSLLEFFLQPPPEPGAAPRLLLFSRLVPFVHREGTLGQQARDALLLLMALSAGSPTVGRYIADHSYFCPVLATGLSALYSSLPRKIEVPGDDWHCLRREDWLGVPALALFMSSLEFCNAVIQVAHPLVQKQLVDYIHNGFLVPVMGPALHKTSVEEMIASTAYLELFLRSISEPALLRTFLRFLLLHRHDTHTILDTLVARIGSNSRLCMVSLSLFRTLLNLSCEDVLLQLVLRYLVPCNHVMLSQKPAVRDVDLYGRAADKFLSLIPRCCRHRASSPPRPEHASWARGPGSPSVDSSSVVTVPRPSTPSRLAFFLRQQSLGGSESPAPAPRSPGLATSPASSPGRRPSPVEEPGELEDNYLEYLREARRGVDRCVQACRTWSAPYDGERPPPEPSPVGSRTKKRSLLPEEGRDNAGEGEEEELGSGGLAGGARESLGYLPPPQLNGLPGPWPEGTKKVRRVPKEGAGESLEDTSEGMAGLEGFGQELRELEVALSNGGAGSEPPLEPSLPLEEEEAYESFTCSPEPPGPFLSSPLRTLNQLPSQPFTGPFMAVLFAKLENMLQNSVYVNFLLTGLVAQLACHPQPLLRSFLLNTNMVFQPSVKSLLQVLGSVKNKIESFAASQEDFPALLSKAKKYLIARGKLDWTEGPAAGPAPRRSDSLVKSRRPSLGELLLRHAHSPTRARQAAQMVLQPGRDGGAGLGLGGGSPGASTPVLPARGGAPERQAHSPASVIIEVILKYIMTHTNFTLFHPAVFVLLGIPGLEAYHVWLSIPFGLMYITAVLGNSILIAVIITERNLHEPMYFFLCMLAITDILLSTTTVPKALAIFWLHAHDIAFDACVTQVFFVHVMFVGESAILLAMAFDRFVAICIPLHYKTVLTWPVVGRIAVAIVTRSFCIIFPVIFLLHRLPFCRTNIIPHSYCEHIGVARLACADITINIWYGFSVPIVMVILDVILITVSYSLILRAVFRLPSQDARHKALSTCGSHLCVILMFYVPSFFTLLTHRFGRNIPRHVHILLANLYVVVPPMLNPIVYGVKTKQIRDGVVHRFFDTMAWCSASSLG from the exons ATGGAGAGGATGAACTGGCTGAGCAGACTGGCCTCCCGGGGCCCTGGGCACCGTGTACCACAAGGGGCCAGTCTGCAGACCCCTGTCATGGCTGACCCTGAGACTTGCCTCATGGTCTTCAAGAATCACTGGTCCCAG GTGGTGCGAATCCTGGAACGGCAAGGCCCTCGGGGAGCTCCTGGAGGCGCTGATGATCTCAGTGCCGTGCGCAACCATACTTACCAGATGCTGACACTCCTGGCAGAGGATCGTGCAGTGCCCTTGGTCCCCACAGCTCCTGGGCCCCTGCTTGAGTTTGCTCTGCGTGAGGATCTGCTAACCCGTGTGTTGACATGGCAGCTTCAATGGGATGAGCTTGGGGATGGGGTTGAGGAACGGCGGGCTGAGCAACTGAAACTCTTTGAGATGCTAGTGAGCGAAGCTCGCCAGCCCCTCTTGCGGCATGGTCCAGTTCGTGAGGCTCTACTGATCTTGCTGGATGCCTGTGGCCGCCCTGTGCCCAGTAGCCCAGCACTGGATGAAGGCCTGGTGCTACTTCTCAGCCAGCTGTGCGTGTGTCTGGCCCGGGAGCCTTCATTGCTCGAGTTCTTCCTGCAGCCACCTCCTGAACCTGGAGCTGCTCCCcgtcttctcctcttttctcgCCTTGTCCCTTTTGTCCATCGAGAGGGCACCCTGGGCCAGCAGGCCCGCGACGCCCTACTCCTGCTCATGGCTCTATCAGCTGGAAGTCCCACTGTGGGCCGCTACATCGCAGATCACTCTTACTTCTGCCCG GTGCTGGCCACAGGGCTGAGTGCCCTGTACTCGTCACTGCCCCGAAAGATTGAAGTTCCAGGGGATGATTGGCACTGCCTGCGACGGGAGGACTGGCTTGGAGTGCCAGCCCTTGCGCTCTTCATGAGTTCTCTAGAGTTCTGCAATGCAGTCATTCAG GTGGCTCATCCTCTGGTGCAAAAGCAGCTGGTTGATTATATTCATAATGGGTTCCTGGTGCCAGTCATGGGCCCTGCCCTGCACAAG ACCTCTGTGGAGGAGATGATCGCCAGTACCGCCTATCTGGAACTTTTCCTACGGAGTATTTCAGAGCCCGCCTTGCTCCGTACCTTCCTGCGATTCCTGCTGTTACACCGGCATGACACCCACACCATCCTTGACACCCTTGTTGCCCGTATTGGCAGCAACTCCCGG CTCTGCATGGTGTCTTTGAGTCTCTTCAGGACCCTTCTGAACCTGAGCTGTGAGGATGTCCTGCTGCAGCTGGTTCTCAG GTATCTTGTCCCGTGTAACCATGTGATGCTGAGCCAGAAGCCGGCTGTGCGTGATGTGGACCTGTATGGACGAGCCGCAGACAAGTTTCTCTCCCTGATCCCACGCTGTTGTCGGCACCGTGCCTCCAGCCCACCTCGTCCAGAGCATGCCTCGTGGGCACGAG GCCCTGGAAGCCCAAGTGTTGACTCCTCTTCTGTGGTGACGGTACCCCGGCCCTCCACACCATCTCGTCTAGCCTTCTTCCTGCGACAGCAGAGCCTGGGTGGCTCCgagtccccagccccagcccctcgcTCACCAGGGCTTGCTACAtccccagcctccagccctgGCCGCCGGCCCAGCcctgtggaggagcctggtgagctggaaGACAATTACCTGGAGTATCTGCGTGAGGCGCGCCGTGGTGTGGACCGCTGTGTCCAAGCCTGCCGTACCTGGTCTGCCCCCTATGATGGCGAGCGGCCACCTCCTGAGCCCAGTCCTGTTGGCTCCCGGACTAAGAAACGCAGCCTACTGCCTGAGGAGGGCAGGGACAatgcaggggaaggggaggaggaagagctgGGGAGTGGGGGGCTGGCTGGGGGTGCACGGGAAAGCCTTGGctacctgccccctccccagctcaaTGGGCTGCCAGGACCATGGCCTGAGGGGACCAAGAAGGTTCGTCGGGTGCCAAAGGAGGGAGCTGGGGAATCACTAGAGGACACCTCTGAGGGCATGGCAGGACTAGAGGGCTTTGGGCAGGAGCTTCGGGAGCTGGAGGTGGCATTGAGCAATGGGGGTGCTGGCTCTGAGCCCCCTCTAGAGCCTTCACTACCtcttgaggaggaggaggcctaCGAGAGCTTCACCTGTTCCCCTGAGCCCCCTGGCCCCTTCCTCAGCAGCCCTTTGCGGACTCTCAACCAGCTGCCAAGCCAGCCCTTCACTG GCCCCTTCATGGCTGTGCTCTTTGCCAAACTCGAGAATATGCTGCAGAACTCCGTCTATGTCAACTTCCTGCTGACGGGGCTGGTGGCCCAGCTGGCCTgtcacccccagcccctgctccGCTCTTTCCTGCTCAACACCAACATggtcttccagcccagtgtcaAGTCCCTGCTGCAG GTGCTGGGCTCTGTGAAGAATAAGATTGAGAGCTTTGCAGCCTCCCAGGAGGACTTCCCAGCACTGCTATCCAAAGCCAAGAAGTACCTCATTGCCCGTGGCAAGTTGGACTGGACCGAGGGCCCTGCAGCAGGACCTGCTCCCCGCCGATCTGATTCCCTAG TGAAGAGCCGGAGGCCGTCCTTGGGGGAGCTACTCCTGCGGCATGCCCACAGTCCAACCAGGGCTCGGCAGGCGGCACAGATGGTTCTCCAGCCTGGGAGAGACGGTGGCGCAGGACTTGGCCTAGGTGGGGGCTCCCCTGGGGCTTCGACGCCGGTCCTACCCGCCCGGGGTGGGGCCCCTGAGCGCCAAG CACACTCTCCCGCTTCTGTCATTATAGAGGTGATCCTGAAGTACATCATGACTCACACCAACTTCACCCTCTTCCACCCTGCAGTTTTTGTCCTACTgggcatccctgggttggaggcTTATCATGTTTGGCTGTCAATACCCTTCGGCCTCATGTATATCACTGCAGTTCTGGGCAACAGTATCCTGATAGCAGTCATCATCACTGAGCGTAACCTTCATgagcccatgtacttcttcctctgcATGCTGGCCATCACGGACATCCTGCTGTCCACCACTACTGTCCCCAAGGCCCTAGCCATCTTTTGGCTCCATGCTCATGACATTGCCTTTGATGCCTGTGTCACCCAAGTTTTCTTTGTCCACGTGATGTTTGTGGGGGAGTCAGCCATCCTATTAGCCATGGCCTTTGACCGGTTTGTGGCCATCTGTATCCCCCTGCATTATAAGACAGTGCTAACATGGCCTGTGGTGGGAAGAATTGCTGTGGCCATTGTTACCCGAAGTTTCTGCATCATCTTCCCGGTGATCTTCTTGCTGCATCGACTGCCCTTCTGCCGGACCAATATCATCCCGCACTCCTACTGTGAGCATATTGGAGTGGCCCGCTTGGCCTGTGCTGACATCACCATTAACATCTGGTACGGCTTCTCAGTGCCCATTGTCATGGTCATCTTGGATGTGATCCTCATCACGGTGTCATACTCACTGATCCTCCGAGCGGTGTTTCGTTTGCCCTCCCAGGATGCTCGGCACAAGGCCCTCAGCACCTGTGGTTCCCACCTCTGTGTCATCCTCATGTtttatgtcccctccttctttaCATTATTGACCCACCGCTTTGGACGTAACATACCTCGACATGTCCATATCCTGTTAGCCAATCTCTATGTGGTGGTGCCCCCAATGCTCAACCCCATTGTCTATGGTGTAAAGACTAAGCAGATCCGGGACGGGGTAGTCCACCGGTTCTTTGATACTATGGCTTGGTGCTCTGCTTCCTCTCTGGGCTAA
- the FHIP1B gene encoding FHF complex subunit HOOK-interacting protein 1B isoform X3, with protein MERMNWLSRLASRGPGHRVPQGASLQTPVMADPETCLMVFKNHWSQVVRILERQGPRGAPGGADDLSAVRNHTYQMLTLLAEDRAVPLVPTAPGPLLEFALREDLLTRVLTWQLQWDELGDGVEERRAEQLKLFEMLVSEARQPLLRHGPVREALLILLDACGRPVPSSPALDEGLVLLLSQLCVCLAREPSLLEFFLQPPPEPGAAPRLLLFSRLVPFVHREGTLGQQARDALLLLMALSAGSPTVGRYIADHSYFCPVLATGLSALYSSLPRKIEVPGDDWHCLRREDWLGVPALALFMSSLEFCNAVIQVAHPLVQKQLVDYIHNGFLVPVMGPALHKTSVEEMIASTAYLELFLRSISEPALLRTFLRFLLLHRHDTHTILDTLVARIGSNSRLCMVSLSLFRTLLNLSCEDVLLQLVLRYLVPCNHVMLSQKPAVRDVDLYGRAADKFLSLIPRCCRHRASSPPRPEHASWARGGPSREAGRREDTTGPGSPSVDSSSVVTVPRPSTPSRLAFFLRQQSLGGSESPAPAPRSPGLATSPASSPGRRPSPVEEPGELEDNYLEYLREARRGVDRCVQACRTWSAPYDGERPPPEPSPVGSRTKKRSLLPEEGRDNAGEGEEEELGSGGLAGGARESLGYLPPPQLNGLPGPWPEGTKKVRRVPKEGAGESLEDTSEGMAGLEGFGQELRELEVALSNGGAGSEPPLEPSLPLEEEEAYESFTCSPEPPGPFLSSPLRTLNQLPSQPFTGPFMAVLFAKLENMLQNSVYVNFLLTGLVAQLACHPQPLLRSFLLNTNMVFQPSVKSLLQVLGSVKNKIESFAASQEDFPALLSKAKKYLIARGKLDWTEGPAAGPAPRRSDSLVKSRRPSLGELLLRHAHSPTRARQAAQMVLQPGRDGGAGLGLGGGSPGASTPVLPARGGAPERQGEALRVKNAVYCAVIFPEFLKELAAISQAHAVTSPFLLDTSEEGSGLPVSGFGPLNP; from the exons ATGGAGAGGATGAACTGGCTGAGCAGACTGGCCTCCCGGGGCCCTGGGCACCGTGTACCACAAGGGGCCAGTCTGCAGACCCCTGTCATGGCTGACCCTGAGACTTGCCTCATGGTCTTCAAGAATCACTGGTCCCAG GTGGTGCGAATCCTGGAACGGCAAGGCCCTCGGGGAGCTCCTGGAGGCGCTGATGATCTCAGTGCCGTGCGCAACCATACTTACCAGATGCTGACACTCCTGGCAGAGGATCGTGCAGTGCCCTTGGTCCCCACAGCTCCTGGGCCCCTGCTTGAGTTTGCTCTGCGTGAGGATCTGCTAACCCGTGTGTTGACATGGCAGCTTCAATGGGATGAGCTTGGGGATGGGGTTGAGGAACGGCGGGCTGAGCAACTGAAACTCTTTGAGATGCTAGTGAGCGAAGCTCGCCAGCCCCTCTTGCGGCATGGTCCAGTTCGTGAGGCTCTACTGATCTTGCTGGATGCCTGTGGCCGCCCTGTGCCCAGTAGCCCAGCACTGGATGAAGGCCTGGTGCTACTTCTCAGCCAGCTGTGCGTGTGTCTGGCCCGGGAGCCTTCATTGCTCGAGTTCTTCCTGCAGCCACCTCCTGAACCTGGAGCTGCTCCCcgtcttctcctcttttctcgCCTTGTCCCTTTTGTCCATCGAGAGGGCACCCTGGGCCAGCAGGCCCGCGACGCCCTACTCCTGCTCATGGCTCTATCAGCTGGAAGTCCCACTGTGGGCCGCTACATCGCAGATCACTCTTACTTCTGCCCG GTGCTGGCCACAGGGCTGAGTGCCCTGTACTCGTCACTGCCCCGAAAGATTGAAGTTCCAGGGGATGATTGGCACTGCCTGCGACGGGAGGACTGGCTTGGAGTGCCAGCCCTTGCGCTCTTCATGAGTTCTCTAGAGTTCTGCAATGCAGTCATTCAG GTGGCTCATCCTCTGGTGCAAAAGCAGCTGGTTGATTATATTCATAATGGGTTCCTGGTGCCAGTCATGGGCCCTGCCCTGCACAAG ACCTCTGTGGAGGAGATGATCGCCAGTACCGCCTATCTGGAACTTTTCCTACGGAGTATTTCAGAGCCCGCCTTGCTCCGTACCTTCCTGCGATTCCTGCTGTTACACCGGCATGACACCCACACCATCCTTGACACCCTTGTTGCCCGTATTGGCAGCAACTCCCGG CTCTGCATGGTGTCTTTGAGTCTCTTCAGGACCCTTCTGAACCTGAGCTGTGAGGATGTCCTGCTGCAGCTGGTTCTCAG GTATCTTGTCCCGTGTAACCATGTGATGCTGAGCCAGAAGCCGGCTGTGCGTGATGTGGACCTGTATGGACGAGCCGCAGACAAGTTTCTCTCCCTGATCCCACGCTGTTGTCGGCACCGTGCCTCCAGCCCACCTCGTCCAGAGCATGCCTCGTGGGCACGAGGTGGgcctagcagagaggcagggagaagggaggacACAACGG GCCCTGGAAGCCCAAGTGTTGACTCCTCTTCTGTGGTGACGGTACCCCGGCCCTCCACACCATCTCGTCTAGCCTTCTTCCTGCGACAGCAGAGCCTGGGTGGCTCCgagtccccagccccagcccctcgcTCACCAGGGCTTGCTACAtccccagcctccagccctgGCCGCCGGCCCAGCcctgtggaggagcctggtgagctggaaGACAATTACCTGGAGTATCTGCGTGAGGCGCGCCGTGGTGTGGACCGCTGTGTCCAAGCCTGCCGTACCTGGTCTGCCCCCTATGATGGCGAGCGGCCACCTCCTGAGCCCAGTCCTGTTGGCTCCCGGACTAAGAAACGCAGCCTACTGCCTGAGGAGGGCAGGGACAatgcaggggaaggggaggaggaagagctgGGGAGTGGGGGGCTGGCTGGGGGTGCACGGGAAAGCCTTGGctacctgccccctccccagctcaaTGGGCTGCCAGGACCATGGCCTGAGGGGACCAAGAAGGTTCGTCGGGTGCCAAAGGAGGGAGCTGGGGAATCACTAGAGGACACCTCTGAGGGCATGGCAGGACTAGAGGGCTTTGGGCAGGAGCTTCGGGAGCTGGAGGTGGCATTGAGCAATGGGGGTGCTGGCTCTGAGCCCCCTCTAGAGCCTTCACTACCtcttgaggaggaggaggcctaCGAGAGCTTCACCTGTTCCCCTGAGCCCCCTGGCCCCTTCCTCAGCAGCCCTTTGCGGACTCTCAACCAGCTGCCAAGCCAGCCCTTCACTG GCCCCTTCATGGCTGTGCTCTTTGCCAAACTCGAGAATATGCTGCAGAACTCCGTCTATGTCAACTTCCTGCTGACGGGGCTGGTGGCCCAGCTGGCCTgtcacccccagcccctgctccGCTCTTTCCTGCTCAACACCAACATggtcttccagcccagtgtcaAGTCCCTGCTGCAG GTGCTGGGCTCTGTGAAGAATAAGATTGAGAGCTTTGCAGCCTCCCAGGAGGACTTCCCAGCACTGCTATCCAAAGCCAAGAAGTACCTCATTGCCCGTGGCAAGTTGGACTGGACCGAGGGCCCTGCAGCAGGACCTGCTCCCCGCCGATCTGATTCCCTAG TGAAGAGCCGGAGGCCGTCCTTGGGGGAGCTACTCCTGCGGCATGCCCACAGTCCAACCAGGGCTCGGCAGGCGGCACAGATGGTTCTCCAGCCTGGGAGAGACGGTGGCGCAGGACTTGGCCTAGGTGGGGGCTCCCCTGGGGCTTCGACGCCGGTCCTACCCGCCCGGGGTGGGGCCCCTGAGCGCCAAGGTGAGGCTCTGCGAGTCAAGAATGCTGTCTACTGTGCAGTCATTTTCCCTGAGTTTCTCAAGGAGTTGGCTGCCATCTCCCAGGCACATGCTGTCACCTCGCCTTTCTTGTTGGATACTTCCGAGGAGGGGTCTGGCCTTCCTGTCTCAGGCTTCGGGCCCCTCAATCCTTAA
- the FHIP1B gene encoding FHF complex subunit HOOK-interacting protein 1B isoform X1, which yields MERMNWLSRLASRGPGHRVPQGASLQTPVMADPETCLMVFKNHWSQVVRILERQGPRGAPGGADDLSAVRNHTYQMLTLLAEDRAVPLVPTAPGPLLEFALREDLLTRVLTWQLQWDELGDGVEERRAEQLKLFEMLVSEARQPLLRHGPVREALLILLDACGRPVPSSPALDEGLVLLLSQLCVCLAREPSLLEFFLQPPPEPGAAPRLLLFSRLVPFVHREGTLGQQARDALLLLMALSAGSPTVGRYIADHSYFCPVLATGLSALYSSLPRKIEVPGDDWHCLRREDWLGVPALALFMSSLEFCNAVIQVAHPLVQKQLVDYIHNGFLVPVMGPALHKTSVEEMIASTAYLELFLRSISEPALLRTFLRFLLLHRHDTHTILDTLVARIGSNSRLCMVSLSLFRTLLNLSCEDVLLQLVLRYLVPCNHVMLSQKPAVRDVDLYGRAADKFLSLIPRCCRHRASSPPRPEHASWARGGPSREAGRREDTTGPGSPSVDSSSVVTVPRPSTPSRLAFFLRQQSLGGSESPAPAPRSPGLATSPASSPGRRPSPVEEPGELEDNYLEYLREARRGVDRCVQACRTWSAPYDGERPPPEPSPVGSRTKKRSLLPEEGRDNAGEGEEEELGSGGLAGGARESLGYLPPPQLNGLPGPWPEGTKKVRRVPKEGAGESLEDTSEGMAGLEGFGQELRELEVALSNGGAGSEPPLEPSLPLEEEEAYESFTCSPEPPGPFLSSPLRTLNQLPSQPFTGPFMAVLFAKLENMLQNSVYVNFLLTGLVAQLACHPQPLLRSFLLNTNMVFQPSVKSLLQVLGSVKNKIESFAASQEDFPALLSKAKKYLIARGKLDWTEGPAAGPAPRRSDSLVKSRRPSLGELLLRHAHSPTRARQAAQMVLQPGRDGGAGLGLGGGSPGASTPVLPARGGAPERQAHSPASVIIEVILKYIMTHTNFTLFHPAVFVLLGIPGLEAYHVWLSIPFGLMYITAVLGNSILIAVIITERNLHEPMYFFLCMLAITDILLSTTTVPKALAIFWLHAHDIAFDACVTQVFFVHVMFVGESAILLAMAFDRFVAICIPLHYKTVLTWPVVGRIAVAIVTRSFCIIFPVIFLLHRLPFCRTNIIPHSYCEHIGVARLACADITINIWYGFSVPIVMVILDVILITVSYSLILRAVFRLPSQDARHKALSTCGSHLCVILMFYVPSFFTLLTHRFGRNIPRHVHILLANLYVVVPPMLNPIVYGVKTKQIRDGVVHRFFDTMAWCSASSLG from the exons ATGGAGAGGATGAACTGGCTGAGCAGACTGGCCTCCCGGGGCCCTGGGCACCGTGTACCACAAGGGGCCAGTCTGCAGACCCCTGTCATGGCTGACCCTGAGACTTGCCTCATGGTCTTCAAGAATCACTGGTCCCAG GTGGTGCGAATCCTGGAACGGCAAGGCCCTCGGGGAGCTCCTGGAGGCGCTGATGATCTCAGTGCCGTGCGCAACCATACTTACCAGATGCTGACACTCCTGGCAGAGGATCGTGCAGTGCCCTTGGTCCCCACAGCTCCTGGGCCCCTGCTTGAGTTTGCTCTGCGTGAGGATCTGCTAACCCGTGTGTTGACATGGCAGCTTCAATGGGATGAGCTTGGGGATGGGGTTGAGGAACGGCGGGCTGAGCAACTGAAACTCTTTGAGATGCTAGTGAGCGAAGCTCGCCAGCCCCTCTTGCGGCATGGTCCAGTTCGTGAGGCTCTACTGATCTTGCTGGATGCCTGTGGCCGCCCTGTGCCCAGTAGCCCAGCACTGGATGAAGGCCTGGTGCTACTTCTCAGCCAGCTGTGCGTGTGTCTGGCCCGGGAGCCTTCATTGCTCGAGTTCTTCCTGCAGCCACCTCCTGAACCTGGAGCTGCTCCCcgtcttctcctcttttctcgCCTTGTCCCTTTTGTCCATCGAGAGGGCACCCTGGGCCAGCAGGCCCGCGACGCCCTACTCCTGCTCATGGCTCTATCAGCTGGAAGTCCCACTGTGGGCCGCTACATCGCAGATCACTCTTACTTCTGCCCG GTGCTGGCCACAGGGCTGAGTGCCCTGTACTCGTCACTGCCCCGAAAGATTGAAGTTCCAGGGGATGATTGGCACTGCCTGCGACGGGAGGACTGGCTTGGAGTGCCAGCCCTTGCGCTCTTCATGAGTTCTCTAGAGTTCTGCAATGCAGTCATTCAG GTGGCTCATCCTCTGGTGCAAAAGCAGCTGGTTGATTATATTCATAATGGGTTCCTGGTGCCAGTCATGGGCCCTGCCCTGCACAAG ACCTCTGTGGAGGAGATGATCGCCAGTACCGCCTATCTGGAACTTTTCCTACGGAGTATTTCAGAGCCCGCCTTGCTCCGTACCTTCCTGCGATTCCTGCTGTTACACCGGCATGACACCCACACCATCCTTGACACCCTTGTTGCCCGTATTGGCAGCAACTCCCGG CTCTGCATGGTGTCTTTGAGTCTCTTCAGGACCCTTCTGAACCTGAGCTGTGAGGATGTCCTGCTGCAGCTGGTTCTCAG GTATCTTGTCCCGTGTAACCATGTGATGCTGAGCCAGAAGCCGGCTGTGCGTGATGTGGACCTGTATGGACGAGCCGCAGACAAGTTTCTCTCCCTGATCCCACGCTGTTGTCGGCACCGTGCCTCCAGCCCACCTCGTCCAGAGCATGCCTCGTGGGCACGAGGTGGgcctagcagagaggcagggagaagggaggacACAACGG GCCCTGGAAGCCCAAGTGTTGACTCCTCTTCTGTGGTGACGGTACCCCGGCCCTCCACACCATCTCGTCTAGCCTTCTTCCTGCGACAGCAGAGCCTGGGTGGCTCCgagtccccagccccagcccctcgcTCACCAGGGCTTGCTACAtccccagcctccagccctgGCCGCCGGCCCAGCcctgtggaggagcctggtgagctggaaGACAATTACCTGGAGTATCTGCGTGAGGCGCGCCGTGGTGTGGACCGCTGTGTCCAAGCCTGCCGTACCTGGTCTGCCCCCTATGATGGCGAGCGGCCACCTCCTGAGCCCAGTCCTGTTGGCTCCCGGACTAAGAAACGCAGCCTACTGCCTGAGGAGGGCAGGGACAatgcaggggaaggggaggaggaagagctgGGGAGTGGGGGGCTGGCTGGGGGTGCACGGGAAAGCCTTGGctacctgccccctccccagctcaaTGGGCTGCCAGGACCATGGCCTGAGGGGACCAAGAAGGTTCGTCGGGTGCCAAAGGAGGGAGCTGGGGAATCACTAGAGGACACCTCTGAGGGCATGGCAGGACTAGAGGGCTTTGGGCAGGAGCTTCGGGAGCTGGAGGTGGCATTGAGCAATGGGGGTGCTGGCTCTGAGCCCCCTCTAGAGCCTTCACTACCtcttgaggaggaggaggcctaCGAGAGCTTCACCTGTTCCCCTGAGCCCCCTGGCCCCTTCCTCAGCAGCCCTTTGCGGACTCTCAACCAGCTGCCAAGCCAGCCCTTCACTG GCCCCTTCATGGCTGTGCTCTTTGCCAAACTCGAGAATATGCTGCAGAACTCCGTCTATGTCAACTTCCTGCTGACGGGGCTGGTGGCCCAGCTGGCCTgtcacccccagcccctgctccGCTCTTTCCTGCTCAACACCAACATggtcttccagcccagtgtcaAGTCCCTGCTGCAG GTGCTGGGCTCTGTGAAGAATAAGATTGAGAGCTTTGCAGCCTCCCAGGAGGACTTCCCAGCACTGCTATCCAAAGCCAAGAAGTACCTCATTGCCCGTGGCAAGTTGGACTGGACCGAGGGCCCTGCAGCAGGACCTGCTCCCCGCCGATCTGATTCCCTAG TGAAGAGCCGGAGGCCGTCCTTGGGGGAGCTACTCCTGCGGCATGCCCACAGTCCAACCAGGGCTCGGCAGGCGGCACAGATGGTTCTCCAGCCTGGGAGAGACGGTGGCGCAGGACTTGGCCTAGGTGGGGGCTCCCCTGGGGCTTCGACGCCGGTCCTACCCGCCCGGGGTGGGGCCCCTGAGCGCCAAG CACACTCTCCCGCTTCTGTCATTATAGAGGTGATCCTGAAGTACATCATGACTCACACCAACTTCACCCTCTTCCACCCTGCAGTTTTTGTCCTACTgggcatccctgggttggaggcTTATCATGTTTGGCTGTCAATACCCTTCGGCCTCATGTATATCACTGCAGTTCTGGGCAACAGTATCCTGATAGCAGTCATCATCACTGAGCGTAACCTTCATgagcccatgtacttcttcctctgcATGCTGGCCATCACGGACATCCTGCTGTCCACCACTACTGTCCCCAAGGCCCTAGCCATCTTTTGGCTCCATGCTCATGACATTGCCTTTGATGCCTGTGTCACCCAAGTTTTCTTTGTCCACGTGATGTTTGTGGGGGAGTCAGCCATCCTATTAGCCATGGCCTTTGACCGGTTTGTGGCCATCTGTATCCCCCTGCATTATAAGACAGTGCTAACATGGCCTGTGGTGGGAAGAATTGCTGTGGCCATTGTTACCCGAAGTTTCTGCATCATCTTCCCGGTGATCTTCTTGCTGCATCGACTGCCCTTCTGCCGGACCAATATCATCCCGCACTCCTACTGTGAGCATATTGGAGTGGCCCGCTTGGCCTGTGCTGACATCACCATTAACATCTGGTACGGCTTCTCAGTGCCCATTGTCATGGTCATCTTGGATGTGATCCTCATCACGGTGTCATACTCACTGATCCTCCGAGCGGTGTTTCGTTTGCCCTCCCAGGATGCTCGGCACAAGGCCCTCAGCACCTGTGGTTCCCACCTCTGTGTCATCCTCATGTtttatgtcccctccttctttaCATTATTGACCCACCGCTTTGGACGTAACATACCTCGACATGTCCATATCCTGTTAGCCAATCTCTATGTGGTGGTGCCCCCAATGCTCAACCCCATTGTCTATGGTGTAAAGACTAAGCAGATCCGGGACGGGGTAGTCCACCGGTTCTTTGATACTATGGCTTGGTGCTCTGCTTCCTCTCTGGGCTAA